In the genome of Streptomyces racemochromogenes, one region contains:
- a CDS encoding class II aldolase/adducin family protein: MSTTAPEATAPEANAAEATAPEAFLADTHTGLPIPADPVFASAADERRHRKQRLAAAMRLFGKAGYVEGISGHISVRDPEDLDTFWVNPFGVSFNRVRVADLIRVDATGRVVDGTGKVNPSAFTIHSKIHERPGANAIAHGHTVHARALGALERLLEPYDQESAAFYQDQVLYGDYDGPAIKIEHGQDIADRLGAKRAMLLRHHGLITVGGSLEEAVHWFFTYESCAQVQLLALSAGRPVPMSHEQALLARDGFGDEQLGRYSFQIMWDEITAEQPDLLDE, translated from the coding sequence GTGTCCACCACCGCACCCGAAGCCACCGCACCCGAAGCGAACGCAGCCGAAGCCACCGCCCCCGAAGCCTTCCTCGCCGACACCCACACCGGCCTGCCCATCCCGGCCGACCCGGTGTTCGCCTCCGCCGCCGACGAGCGCCGCCACCGCAAGCAGCGACTGGCCGCCGCCATGCGGCTGTTCGGCAAGGCCGGCTACGTCGAGGGGATCTCCGGCCACATCTCGGTCCGTGACCCCGAGGACCTGGACACCTTCTGGGTCAACCCGTTCGGCGTCTCCTTCAACCGCGTCCGCGTGGCCGACCTGATCCGCGTCGACGCCACCGGCCGCGTCGTCGACGGCACCGGCAAGGTCAACCCGAGCGCCTTCACCATCCACTCCAAGATCCACGAGCGCCCCGGGGCCAACGCCATCGCGCACGGCCACACCGTCCACGCCCGGGCCCTCGGCGCCCTGGAACGCCTCCTGGAGCCCTACGACCAGGAATCCGCCGCCTTCTACCAGGACCAGGTGCTGTACGGGGACTACGACGGCCCCGCCATCAAGATCGAGCACGGCCAGGACATCGCCGACCGCCTCGGCGCCAAGCGCGCCATGCTGCTGCGCCACCACGGCCTGATCACCGTGGGCGGCTCCCTGGAGGAAGCCGTCCACTGGTTTTTCACCTACGAGAGCTGCGCCCAGGTCCAGCTGCTGGCCCTGTCCGCCGGCCGGCCCGTCCCGATGTCCCACGAGCAGGCCCTGCTGGCCCGGGACGGCTTCGGTGACGAACAGCTCGGCCGCTACAGCTTCCAGATCATGTGGGACGAGATCACGGCCGAACAGCCGGACCTGCTCGACGAGTAG
- a CDS encoding FAD/NAD(P)-binding protein → MTTDTNDRPPTRIGLVGGGAAAVCLLDRLSRTQGRGRGSVTVFEPSDNLWRGRAYQPDTDTVLANIIPAEMSARTGAPDDFLDWLRARGLPYGHGDYAADGYFPPRHVFGGYLERTAENAVGELSLGGWPVGVVRDAVVAAREAGEEVVLTTRDGRTHTFDYVVCAVGAGRPADHYELSGNAGYFGDPYPLRDTVAAIPADADVTVLGTGLAAVDTVVTLAAGGHRGRITMASRNGALPAVRQRPVFPEIRHFTPAALHARAAAGHDGRLGLDDVLELLERELAAHGADPRAVVAELTSLGGESPLERLRRQYDRIDEPDTGMRVMQHAVPESGPDAWTLLRTADQDFIREHHYRAVMSLCCPMPPANARTLLELHESGRLRVLRGLWNVKPLAGTGFHIGADGGEYESDVVVNAVSAPSHRVPAQARPFVESLVEDGIGEYHPYGGLHVEPSTSRAVGGGRPHRRMHAIGDMGAGTLFFTSGMPSVLERADDIVRAVVQDITTPQEQYA, encoded by the coding sequence ATGACCACCGACACGAACGACCGCCCGCCGACGCGCATCGGCCTGGTCGGCGGAGGGGCCGCGGCCGTCTGCCTGCTGGACCGGCTCTCCCGCACCCAGGGCCGCGGCCGGGGCTCGGTCACCGTCTTCGAACCCTCGGACAACCTGTGGCGCGGCCGCGCCTACCAGCCCGACACCGACACCGTCCTCGCCAACATCATCCCGGCCGAGATGAGCGCCCGCACCGGCGCCCCCGACGACTTCCTCGACTGGCTGCGCGCCCGCGGACTCCCCTACGGGCACGGCGACTACGCCGCCGACGGCTACTTCCCGCCCCGCCACGTGTTCGGCGGCTACCTGGAACGCACCGCCGAGAACGCCGTCGGCGAGCTCTCCCTCGGCGGCTGGCCCGTCGGCGTCGTCCGCGACGCCGTCGTCGCCGCCCGCGAGGCGGGGGAGGAGGTGGTGCTGACCACCCGCGACGGCCGTACGCACACCTTCGACTACGTCGTCTGCGCGGTCGGCGCCGGCCGGCCCGCCGACCACTACGAACTCAGTGGGAACGCGGGCTACTTCGGCGACCCCTACCCCCTGCGCGACACGGTCGCCGCGATCCCCGCCGACGCGGACGTCACCGTCCTCGGCACCGGCCTCGCAGCGGTGGACACCGTGGTCACCCTCGCCGCCGGCGGCCACCGCGGCCGCATCACCATGGCCTCCCGCAACGGCGCCCTCCCGGCCGTGCGGCAGCGGCCCGTCTTCCCCGAGATCCGGCACTTCACCCCCGCCGCCCTGCACGCCCGCGCCGCCGCCGGCCACGACGGCCGGCTCGGCCTGGACGACGTACTGGAGCTGCTGGAACGGGAGCTGGCCGCACACGGCGCCGACCCCCGCGCGGTGGTCGCCGAACTGACCTCCCTGGGCGGCGAATCCCCCCTGGAGCGGCTGCGCCGCCAGTACGACCGCATCGACGAGCCCGACACCGGCATGCGCGTCATGCAGCACGCCGTCCCCGAGAGCGGCCCCGACGCCTGGACCCTGCTGCGCACCGCCGACCAGGACTTCATCCGGGAGCACCACTACCGGGCCGTGATGAGCCTGTGCTGCCCGATGCCCCCGGCCAACGCCCGCACACTGCTGGAGCTGCACGAGAGCGGCCGGCTGCGCGTCCTGCGCGGCCTGTGGAACGTCAAGCCGCTGGCCGGCACCGGATTCCACATCGGGGCCGACGGCGGCGAGTACGAGAGCGACGTCGTCGTCAACGCCGTCAGCGCGCCCTCCCACCGGGTCCCCGCCCAGGCCCGCCCGTTCGTCGAATCCCTCGTCGAGGACGGCATCGGCGAGTACCACCCCTACGGCGGCCTGCACGTCGAACCGTCCACCAGCCGGGCCGTGGGCGGCGGCCGGCCCCACCGCCGGATGCACGCCATCGGCGACATGGGCGCCGGGACGCTCTTCTTCACCTCCGGCATGCCCTCCGTCCTCGAACGGGCCGACGACATCGTCCGGGCGGTCGTCCAGGACATCACCACCCCCCAGGAGCAGTACGCGTGA
- a CDS encoding tyrosinase family oxidase copper chaperone has product MNTITRRDMMRAALTTAVVVGTSAAVAPIVLADPARPDAPAQAGTPAGQGPLPGGFDEVYRGRRIQGGPVAVRQASARSATAPSTGPGIEISIDGRPLHVMRRADGSYLSLVNHYQSFPTPLEVARAAVDEIGTAQLSTARLHHH; this is encoded by the coding sequence GTGAACACGATCACCCGCCGGGACATGATGCGGGCCGCCCTGACCACGGCCGTCGTGGTCGGCACCAGCGCCGCCGTCGCCCCGATCGTCCTGGCCGACCCCGCCCGCCCCGACGCCCCCGCACAGGCCGGCACCCCCGCCGGGCAGGGCCCGCTCCCGGGCGGCTTCGACGAGGTCTACCGGGGCCGGCGCATCCAGGGAGGCCCCGTGGCCGTGCGCCAGGCCTCCGCCCGCAGCGCCACGGCCCCGTCCACCGGCCCCGGCATCGAGATCAGCATCGACGGCCGCCCGCTGCACGTGATGCGCCGCGCCGACGGCAGCTACCTCAGCCTGGTCAACCACTACCAGTCCTTCCCCACGCCGCTGGAGGTGGCGCGGGCGGCGGTGGACGAGATCGGCACCGCGCAGCTCTCCACGGCACGGCTCCACCACCACTGA
- a CDS encoding tyrosinase family protein: MYTRKNQKDLDAEERARFVGALLEVKRRGVYDEFVRLHGQYFVSDGEGGQRVGHMSPSFFPWHRQYLLEFERALQRVDPKVTLPYWDWTTDQSPTSSPWTDDFLGGNGRPGDHRVMTGPFAFDRGGWPVDVGVTEEKYLMRDFGRPADPVALPTPAELARAVDDPVYDSAPWDSTATTAGFRNKVEGWTVGEKEGWHNHNRVHLWVGGQMTGGTSPNDPVFWLHHTFIDLIWARWQARHPGSVYEPRRPLPASDPQHGRVISLDEPMSPWQVRPSELLDHTRFYQYAQ; encoded by the coding sequence GTGTACACGCGCAAGAACCAGAAGGACCTGGACGCGGAGGAGCGCGCGAGGTTCGTGGGGGCCCTCCTGGAGGTCAAACGACGCGGGGTCTACGACGAGTTCGTCCGGTTGCACGGCCAGTACTTCGTCTCCGACGGCGAGGGAGGGCAGCGGGTGGGCCACATGTCCCCCTCCTTCTTCCCCTGGCACCGCCAGTACCTGCTGGAGTTCGAACGGGCCCTCCAGCGGGTCGACCCGAAGGTGACCCTGCCCTACTGGGACTGGACCACCGACCAGTCGCCCACCTCCAGTCCCTGGACGGACGACTTCCTCGGCGGCAACGGCCGTCCCGGCGACCACCGGGTGATGACGGGACCGTTCGCCTTCGACCGGGGCGGCTGGCCGGTGGACGTGGGCGTCACCGAGGAGAAGTACCTCATGCGCGACTTCGGCCGCCCCGCCGACCCGGTCGCCCTCCCCACCCCCGCCGAACTGGCCCGGGCCGTGGACGACCCGGTGTACGACTCCGCCCCCTGGGACTCCACCGCCACCACCGCCGGCTTCCGCAACAAGGTCGAGGGCTGGACGGTCGGGGAGAAGGAGGGCTGGCACAACCACAACCGGGTCCACCTGTGGGTCGGCGGCCAGATGACCGGCGGGACCTCGCCCAACGACCCGGTCTTCTGGCTCCACCACACCTTCATCGACCTCATCTGGGCCCGCTGGCAGGCCCGGCACCCCGGCTCGGTCTACGAGCCGCGCCGGCCCCTGCCCGCCTCCGACCCCCAGCACGGCCGTGTCATCAGCCTCGACGAGCCGATGTCCCCGTGGCAGGTGCGGCCCTCGGAGCTGCTCGACCACACCCGCTTCTACCAGTACGCGCAGTGA
- a CDS encoding MoaF-related domain-containing protein, whose amino-acid sequence MRPRTTVPALAAAALIALAAAPSAQAAAPAPAPAPATASVAAAVPAFAGHTYVLTLDNGAVLRNSYSADGTTLDWTALEGPMAGHSGREKLSVRAVGEGLYFVNWVEASGMTVSHVMDLGHGTVSVYWTYATPDGGRAGELHTATLQRASS is encoded by the coding sequence ATGCGCCCGCGCACCACCGTCCCGGCCCTCGCCGCCGCCGCCCTGATCGCCCTCGCCGCCGCCCCCTCCGCACAGGCGGCGGCCCCGGCCCCCGCTCCCGCCCCGGCCACGGCCTCCGTCGCCGCCGCCGTGCCCGCCTTCGCCGGGCACACGTACGTCCTGACGCTCGACAATGGCGCCGTCCTGCGCAACTCCTACTCCGCCGACGGCACCACCCTCGACTGGACCGCGCTGGAAGGCCCGATGGCCGGGCACAGCGGCCGGGAGAAGCTCTCCGTCCGCGCCGTGGGCGAGGGCCTCTACTTCGTCAACTGGGTCGAGGCCTCCGGCATGACCGTCAGCCACGTCATGGACCTCGGCCACGGCACCGTCAGCGTCTACTGGACGTACGCCACCCCCGACGGCGGCCGCGCCGGCGAACTGCACACCGCGACGCTCCAGCGCGCCTCTTCTTGA
- a CDS encoding amino acid permease: MPAPLTQTPPTPTAPTATTAPAPADGELAGALRPRHLTMLALGGVIGAGLFVGSGTGLRIAGPAIILSYALAASLALLVMRMLGEMAAAMPASGSFSVYAERALGRWAGFTAGWLYWAVTVIAVAIELIAAATILHQWMPAVPQWAIALVALAVFTQSNMLSVSSFGEAEFWFAGIKVAAIIAFLALGVAALCGAVPGVEPPGMDNLTGRGGFLPQGWDSVVAGLLTVVFAFGGMEVVTMAAAESGDPARSVTKAVGSAIWRISLFYLGSMAVIVTLLPWDAATPGRSPYVAVLDRLGIPGAGRLIEVVVLIALLSAMNANLYGASRMAHSLAARGEAPQALLRTSARGAPRPAVAASAAFGFVAIALDHRWPERILPFLAKAMGGSMLYMWLTVAAAHLVLRRRLERESPHLLVVRMRGFPYLSWLAAAGIVAVLVLMAFDPEARGQLGWSTLLVLVLLAVAGVRALRSRRDRVPAP, encoded by the coding sequence ATGCCCGCTCCACTCACCCAGACACCACCCACGCCCACGGCCCCCACGGCCACCACGGCGCCCGCCCCGGCCGACGGGGAACTCGCCGGTGCCCTGCGCCCCCGCCACCTGACCATGCTGGCCCTCGGGGGCGTCATCGGAGCCGGCCTGTTCGTCGGCTCCGGGACCGGCCTGCGGATCGCCGGCCCGGCCATCATCCTCTCGTACGCGCTCGCCGCCAGCCTGGCCCTGCTGGTCATGCGGATGCTCGGCGAGATGGCCGCGGCCATGCCCGCCAGCGGCTCGTTCTCCGTCTACGCCGAGCGGGCCCTCGGCCGCTGGGCCGGCTTCACCGCGGGCTGGCTGTACTGGGCGGTGACCGTCATCGCCGTCGCCATCGAGCTGATCGCCGCCGCGACGATCCTGCACCAGTGGATGCCGGCCGTACCGCAGTGGGCGATCGCCCTCGTGGCCCTGGCCGTCTTCACCCAGTCCAACATGCTCTCGGTCTCCTCGTTCGGGGAGGCCGAGTTCTGGTTCGCGGGCATCAAGGTCGCCGCCATCATCGCCTTCCTCGCCCTCGGCGTCGCCGCCCTGTGCGGGGCCGTGCCCGGGGTCGAACCGCCCGGCATGGACAACCTGACCGGCCGCGGCGGCTTCCTCCCGCAGGGCTGGGACAGCGTCGTCGCCGGGCTGCTGACGGTGGTCTTCGCCTTCGGCGGCATGGAGGTCGTCACCATGGCCGCCGCGGAGTCGGGCGACCCCGCACGTTCCGTCACCAAGGCGGTCGGCAGCGCGATCTGGCGGATCAGCCTCTTCTACCTCGGCTCCATGGCGGTGATCGTCACCCTGCTGCCCTGGGACGCGGCCACGCCCGGCCGCAGCCCCTACGTCGCCGTCCTCGACCGGCTCGGCATCCCCGGCGCGGGGCGGCTGATCGAGGTCGTGGTGCTCATCGCCCTGCTGTCCGCGATGAACGCCAACCTGTACGGCGCCTCCCGCATGGCCCATTCGCTCGCCGCGCGCGGCGAGGCCCCCCAGGCCCTGCTGCGCACCTCCGCCCGGGGCGCGCCGCGCCCGGCCGTCGCGGCGTCGGCCGCCTTCGGCTTCGTCGCCATCGCCCTCGACCACCGCTGGCCGGAGCGGATCCTGCCGTTCCTGGCGAAGGCCATGGGCGGTTCCATGCTGTACATGTGGCTGACCGTCGCGGCCGCCCATCTGGTGCTGCGCCGCCGGCTGGAGCGGGAGTCCCCGCACCTGCTGGTGGTGCGGATGCGCGGCTTCCCTTACCTGTCGTGGCTGGCGGCGGCCGGCATCGTGGCCGTGCTGGTGCTGATGGCCTTCGACCCGGAGGCCCGCGGTCAGCTCGGCTGGTCGACGCTGCTGGTCCTGGTGCTGCTGGCGGTGGCCGGCGTACGGGCGCTGCGCTCGCGCCGGGACCGGGTTCCCGCGCCCTGA
- a CDS encoding helix-turn-helix transcriptional regulator codes for MVKGCTPREGAPACLLRMGLLVAPPDDPAVLVPVAPDVAKAELVRPIEESLERQRLDAHAIAGSFVPVAAIYTAAKREHTGWATAIDGERVVHSTLAHAVRECREELMTVQPGGARVSYDLDELDHVRGTARHRTLYPHAARTHAATLRHIERLTEAGCEVRTLDHVFDRLIVIDRAVAYVPGPGEARTSVLEIRQPSIVSFLVQVFEEAWERGSTIDPGTSRTVEPDIADEIQRAVMRLLVAGYTDEAIARRLGTSRRTVAAHVSRIAAGLQSRSRAQLGYLIATSGLLPLDEHAETDCTALSA; via the coding sequence TGCTGCGGATGGGGCTGCTCGTCGCCCCGCCGGACGATCCGGCCGTCCTCGTGCCCGTGGCACCGGACGTGGCCAAGGCCGAACTGGTCCGGCCCATCGAGGAGTCGCTGGAACGGCAGCGGCTGGACGCGCACGCCATCGCCGGCAGCTTCGTACCGGTGGCGGCCATCTACACCGCCGCCAAACGCGAACACACCGGCTGGGCCACCGCGATCGACGGGGAGAGGGTCGTCCACTCCACGCTCGCGCACGCGGTCCGCGAGTGCCGGGAGGAGCTGATGACGGTGCAGCCCGGAGGCGCGCGCGTCTCCTACGACCTGGACGAGCTCGACCACGTCCGCGGCACCGCCCGTCACCGCACCCTCTACCCGCACGCGGCGCGGACCCACGCGGCCACGCTGCGCCACATCGAACGGCTCACCGAGGCCGGCTGCGAGGTCCGCACCCTCGACCACGTCTTCGACCGGCTCATCGTCATCGACCGGGCCGTCGCCTACGTCCCGGGCCCGGGAGAGGCCCGGACCTCGGTACTGGAGATCCGCCAGCCCTCCATCGTCTCCTTCCTCGTGCAGGTCTTCGAGGAGGCGTGGGAGCGGGGTTCGACCATCGACCCCGGCACCTCGCGCACCGTGGAGCCCGACATCGCCGACGAGATCCAACGGGCCGTGATGCGCCTGCTGGTGGCCGGCTACACGGACGAGGCCATCGCCCGCCGCCTCGGCACCAGCCGGCGGACCGTCGCCGCCCACGTCAGCCGGATCGCGGCCGGCCTCCAGAGCCGCAGCCGGGCCCAGCTCGGCTACCTCATCGCCACCAGCGGGCTGCTGCCCCTGGACGAGCACGCCGAGACGGACTGCACCGCCCTCTCGGCCTGA